A single region of the Saprospiraceae bacterium genome encodes:
- a CDS encoding DUF4350 domain-containing protein, with protein MDRQRIIIFSSLGLLLLLLSYILGKGDPHYSWKEHYRQDSKDPYGTLFISTLLTLSRTNDSLIFLRDTLYHTLPEAPDQRSNYLFIGEAMYLGDRDLDQLLDFVENGNTAFISCRVLPYDLMLELYLDECDSIGWDGLYFFNDSSAQMNFNHPDLRADSAFVYPYFYHGLQDLYEWQYIDDIYFCEKEEAWVELGQLSDYYANFARVKYGDGFFYLHTTPIAFTNLYLVDNQNLTYPLNVFSHLNSGPIYWDEYSRVSAEIGRRMNDAYDRRLQSKSPLQFILHEPSLSWAWYLLLAIGLLFLVFRTKRRQRVIPVLAANENTSLKFVSTISSLYFLRSNHKQLALQKMKLFQIFIREKYNLAARTLDEEFVNKLAVRAEIPPKDIQQILTLHHNIATASFVSENTLIQFHKLLEQFYQNCK; from the coding sequence ATGGATCGCCAAAGGATTATTATATTTTCAAGTTTAGGCCTATTGTTACTCCTTTTATCCTATATACTAGGTAAAGGAGATCCCCATTATTCTTGGAAGGAGCACTACCGCCAAGATAGTAAAGATCCATATGGCACCTTGTTTATTTCTACCTTGCTAACCCTCTCAAGAACTAATGATTCCTTGATTTTCCTGAGAGATACCCTTTATCACACCTTGCCCGAAGCGCCTGACCAGCGCTCCAATTACCTGTTTATTGGCGAAGCGATGTACCTGGGAGACCGCGATTTAGATCAACTGTTGGATTTCGTTGAAAATGGTAATACCGCTTTTATTTCTTGCCGGGTCTTACCGTACGATCTTATGCTTGAGTTGTATTTAGACGAATGCGATAGCATAGGCTGGGATGGGCTATACTTTTTTAATGACAGTAGCGCTCAAATGAACTTCAATCACCCAGATTTAAGGGCTGATTCAGCATTTGTTTATCCGTATTTTTATCATGGCCTACAGGACCTATACGAATGGCAATATATAGATGACATCTATTTTTGTGAAAAAGAAGAAGCGTGGGTTGAGCTGGGACAATTAAGTGACTACTACGCCAATTTTGCCAGGGTGAAATATGGCGATGGCTTTTTTTATCTTCATACCACGCCTATTGCGTTCACCAACTTATACCTCGTTGATAATCAAAATTTAACCTACCCGCTAAATGTGTTTTCCCACCTCAATAGTGGACCAATTTATTGGGATGAGTACAGTCGTGTTTCGGCTGAAATTGGCAGGAGGATGAACGACGCCTATGACCGTCGTCTCCAAAGTAAAAGCCCGCTACAGTTTATATTACACGAGCCGTCCCTTAGCTGGGCGTGGTACCTACTCCTGGCGATAGGATTACTTTTTCTGGTCTTTAGAACCAAACGAAGACAAAGAGTGATCCCCGTTTTGGCGGCTAACGAGAATACCTCCTTAAAATTTGTATCAACAATTAGTAGTTTGTATTTCTTGCGAAGTAATCACAAACAATTGGCTTTGCAAAAAATGAAACTGTTTCAGATTTTTATTCGAGAGAAATACAACCTAGCAGCTAGAACGCTTGACGAGGAGTTCGTTAATAAACTGGCTGTCCGCGCTGAAATACCCCCAAAGGATATCCAACAAATATTGACCTTACACCACAATATTGCAACAGCTTCTTTTGTGTCAGAAAACACCTTGATTCAATTCCATAAGCTGTTGGAGCAATTTTATCAAAATTGTAAATAA
- a CDS encoding MoxR family ATPase: MHIDEVNENQDLSLNAPSEEPDSLATGPEQMPASPWARNRLDLMPLKSATDRIKHELRKVIIGQTAFMDLLLGALFAGGHVMVEGVPGIAKTLTAKLMSQTIKVDFSRIQFTPDLMPSDVIGTTIFNMQTSDFSFNPGPVFANFILIDEINRAPAKTQAALFEVMEEHQVTVDGKTYAMGFPFFVMATQNPIEQEGTYKLPEAQLDRFLIKINLEYPSLEEEMAILNRFRSEFKIDHAKVESVFSVEELKKCQQLVEQVHIKDDLLNYIAQITHSTRNNGDLFLGASPRASLAILKMAKAIAAMAGRDFVTPDDIQYVAYPVLNHRIILTPEREMEGFNTKDVIKDIIQKLEVPR, encoded by the coding sequence ATGCATATTGACGAAGTCAACGAAAACCAAGACCTTAGCCTCAACGCTCCCTCCGAAGAACCTGACTCGCTTGCGACCGGACCGGAGCAAATGCCCGCTTCCCCTTGGGCCCGGAATCGCTTGGACCTTATGCCACTTAAGTCGGCTACAGACCGGATTAAGCACGAACTACGAAAGGTCATTATCGGTCAGACTGCTTTTATGGATTTACTCTTAGGCGCTTTATTTGCGGGGGGACATGTCATGGTGGAAGGGGTACCTGGTATTGCCAAAACCCTGACCGCTAAACTGATGAGCCAAACCATTAAGGTGGACTTCTCCAGGATTCAATTTACACCTGACCTCATGCCCAGTGATGTGATCGGTACCACCATTTTTAATATGCAAACCTCCGATTTTTCCTTTAACCCTGGGCCGGTCTTTGCAAACTTCATTTTAATTGATGAGATCAATCGAGCACCCGCCAAAACCCAGGCGGCGCTATTTGAGGTAATGGAAGAACACCAGGTAACTGTAGATGGAAAGACCTATGCCATGGGGTTTCCCTTTTTCGTTATGGCCACCCAGAATCCAATTGAACAGGAAGGAACCTATAAATTACCTGAGGCACAGCTCGACCGGTTTTTAATTAAAATAAACCTGGAATACCCCAGTTTGGAAGAAGAAATGGCTATTCTGAATCGATTTCGGAGTGAATTTAAAATAGATCATGCTAAAGTCGAAAGTGTCTTTTCGGTGGAGGAATTGAAAAAATGTCAGCAGCTAGTTGAACAGGTTCATATAAAAGATGATTTGCTAAACTACATCGCGCAAATAACCCACAGCACAAGGAATAATGGCGATCTTTTCCTGGGGGCATCTCCCAGGGCGTCCCTGGCTATCCTCAAGATGGCCAAGGCTATAGCCGCCATGGCCGGTCGAGACTTCGTAACCCCTGATGACATCCAGTATGTCGCCTATCCCGTTCTGAATCACCGGATCATATTAACACCAGAACGCGAAATGGAAGGGTTCAATACCAAAGATGTCATCAAGGATATTATTCAAAAATTAGAGGTTCCACGTTAA
- a CDS encoding DUF4129 domain-containing protein — protein sequence MTALIYRILCLLLMASTCYPMLLGQSVAPSANYLEETILVKPLSSQSEENWKAETKDIIYFTEKRKKQVQEKKAPPILDDAGARALSIFILIVLGIIVVYFLLRQLLGMSQPSKNKKIAEHEGLAISLEKIEENLHEVVLSDYIQEAISAGHFVLAIRLYYLDVLKTLSSQRQIKWKRDKTNKDYLYEMQQSPFFVDFQDLTRIFEQCWYGNQPMDALTFQAIEPQFQHFMLALEPSKSSR from the coding sequence ATGACAGCGCTCATTTACCGGATTTTATGTCTACTGTTAATGGCTTCGACTTGTTATCCGATGCTACTGGGGCAATCTGTCGCACCTTCGGCCAATTACTTAGAGGAAACAATACTTGTGAAACCCTTAAGCTCCCAAAGCGAGGAAAACTGGAAGGCTGAGACTAAAGACATCATATATTTCACTGAGAAAAGAAAAAAACAAGTCCAGGAAAAAAAAGCCCCTCCCATACTGGATGATGCAGGGGCCAGGGCTTTGTCTATATTTATTTTGATTGTTTTAGGCATCATTGTGGTTTATTTTCTGCTTCGACAGCTGCTCGGGATGAGTCAACCGTCGAAAAACAAAAAAATCGCGGAGCACGAGGGGCTTGCCATCAGCCTGGAAAAAATTGAAGAAAACCTACATGAGGTGGTGTTGTCTGATTATATCCAGGAGGCTATCAGCGCTGGGCATTTTGTCCTGGCCATACGATTGTACTATTTGGATGTATTGAAAACCTTATCTAGTCAAAGGCAGATAAAATGGAAAAGAGATAAAACCAATAAAGATTATCTTTATGAAATGCAACAATCTCCATTTTTCGTTGATTTCCAAGATTTAACGCGTATTTTCGAGCAATGCTGGTACGGAAACCAGCCAATGGACGCGCTTACATTTCAAGCGATTGAGCCTCAATTTCAGCATTTTATGCTAGCCCTTGAACCATCGAAAAGTAGCAGATAG
- a CDS encoding DUF5686 and carboxypeptidase regulatory-like domain-containing protein — translation MKKKLTFIFTLSFLSFGSALLAHTIVGTIKNEAGEPIPFATIYVEETGTGVTTNLEGTYRVVLGAGDYTVVYQHLGYQTERRKVSLGATEQEINIILKEQAFELKTVDVLGNSDEDLAYTVMRKAIAKASYHRQQIENYTATVYMKGAGRLKKIPFYLRGAMKKEGIDTSFAFVSESVSKVEYQRPNTFKETVISIYTQGDDNSTSPNSYINGSFYEPEIAEAISPLSPKAFAYYRFELEGYFIDRGYGINQIKVIPRSRGENVFEGTIYIVEDWWSIHSLSLKTYKFGFAFNVDQVYAPIEDRAWLPVSHRFGVDGKILGIGIAYDYLATVSNYDIELNPDLDVDFKVIDEKIEKDLAKEIAAAKKKDAEAGTIHEKLSAGEELTRKDLRKMIREYEKEERKEQDEPEVVMDRTYTVDSLAKNRDISYWEEIRPVPLTAYEVKGYEMMDSLERKEAREEEKDSTQMIRRKGNSKRSAFQFEDILLGNSYKLSKKSSINYETPLLGIRFNPVEGYSVKTDLSFNTRNEKTRNKITFTPRYSFARDKLTAKGRYDLTYGPRLTRSNFAAEGGRYISQYNPDKPVSEFINTFSTLLFEQNFLKLYEKEYASLGLNHKFKGDINLRASLAWENRHLLFNNTNQTWFNQDDRVYENNLPANLEVDYPFPSSEKAFHFTVGISARPWQKYRIYNGRKERIDDSSPLLSLQYRGGIPGVLDSEVDFGVIEGSFEHNFRIGARGHLDMKVNAGVFVNNKQVGFADYKHFQGNRTVLATINPAGSFRLLDYYKHSTKEEFVATQVHYQFRKFLVTQIPEVWILGVKENVFVNHLYTPTSENYFEIGYSIDNILRIFRIEAATAFQNGKYYDFGIRIGIASNIGNIRFD, via the coding sequence ATGAAAAAAAAATTGACGTTCATTTTTACCTTATCCTTCTTATCATTTGGTTCGGCATTATTGGCACATACTATTGTAGGAACCATCAAAAATGAAGCAGGAGAACCCATCCCCTTTGCTACGATCTACGTCGAAGAAACAGGCACGGGGGTAACGACCAACCTGGAAGGAACCTACCGGGTTGTCTTAGGGGCTGGCGATTATACCGTAGTCTATCAGCACCTTGGCTACCAAACCGAAAGACGAAAGGTAAGTCTTGGAGCTACCGAACAGGAAATTAATATTATCCTCAAAGAACAGGCTTTTGAACTCAAAACGGTAGATGTGCTTGGCAACAGTGATGAAGACCTCGCTTATACCGTCATGCGGAAGGCCATTGCCAAAGCCAGTTATCATCGCCAACAAATTGAAAACTATACCGCTACGGTATATATGAAAGGGGCGGGGCGGCTCAAGAAAATCCCCTTCTACCTCCGTGGTGCCATGAAAAAAGAAGGGATTGACACCTCTTTTGCATTTGTCTCTGAATCGGTGAGTAAAGTAGAATACCAACGGCCAAACACCTTCAAAGAAACGGTTATTTCCATTTACACCCAGGGTGATGATAATTCCACAAGTCCAAATTCCTATATCAATGGTAGTTTTTATGAACCCGAAATTGCTGAAGCTATTTCACCGCTCTCCCCCAAAGCTTTTGCCTATTATCGGTTTGAACTCGAAGGCTATTTCATTGATCGAGGGTACGGGATCAACCAGATCAAGGTCATCCCTCGAAGCCGTGGAGAAAACGTATTTGAAGGAACCATTTATATTGTTGAAGATTGGTGGAGTATTCACAGCTTGTCGCTAAAGACCTATAAATTTGGGTTTGCTTTTAATGTCGATCAGGTTTATGCACCGATTGAGGACCGGGCATGGCTCCCTGTCAGTCATCGTTTTGGTGTAGATGGCAAGATTCTTGGCATTGGGATCGCCTACGATTACCTCGCCACAGTAAGCAATTATGATATTGAGTTAAATCCTGACCTGGATGTAGACTTTAAGGTCATTGATGAAAAAATTGAAAAAGACTTGGCCAAAGAGATTGCCGCTGCCAAGAAAAAAGATGCGGAGGCGGGGACCATCCACGAAAAATTAAGTGCGGGCGAAGAGCTGACCAGAAAAGACCTCCGAAAGATGATCCGCGAATACGAAAAAGAAGAGAGAAAAGAGCAGGACGAACCAGAGGTGGTCATGGATCGGACCTATACGGTGGATTCATTGGCCAAAAATCGGGATATTTCTTACTGGGAAGAGATCAGGCCCGTTCCACTAACCGCGTATGAAGTCAAAGGATATGAGATGATGGATAGCCTCGAACGAAAAGAAGCAAGGGAAGAAGAAAAAGATTCCACTCAAATGATTCGCCGTAAAGGCAATTCAAAAAGGAGTGCCTTCCAATTCGAAGACATCCTATTGGGCAATTCCTATAAATTGAGTAAAAAAAGTTCGATCAACTACGAAACGCCACTACTTGGTATTCGATTTAATCCGGTCGAAGGGTATAGTGTAAAGACCGACCTCTCTTTTAATACCCGAAACGAAAAAACGCGAAACAAAATAACCTTTACGCCGAGATATTCTTTTGCCAGAGATAAACTGACGGCCAAGGGGCGTTATGACCTCACCTATGGCCCACGCTTGACCCGCAGTAACTTTGCCGCCGAAGGCGGGCGGTATATCTCCCAATACAATCCCGATAAACCCGTCAGTGAATTCATTAATACTTTTTCCACTTTGCTATTCGAGCAAAACTTCTTGAAATTGTATGAAAAGGAATATGCCAGCCTTGGGCTTAATCACAAATTCAAAGGAGACATCAACCTGCGTGCCAGCCTGGCCTGGGAAAACCGGCATTTGCTTTTCAACAATACCAATCAAACCTGGTTTAACCAAGATGATCGCGTTTATGAAAACAATCTGCCCGCTAACTTGGAAGTTGACTATCCTTTTCCTTCTTCAGAAAAAGCCTTCCATTTTACGGTAGGAATTAGTGCACGCCCCTGGCAGAAATACCGGATTTATAATGGCAGGAAAGAACGCATCGATGATAGTTCTCCTTTGCTTTCCTTGCAATATCGGGGAGGAATTCCTGGTGTTTTGGACAGTGAGGTCGATTTTGGTGTCATAGAAGGAAGTTTTGAGCATAACTTCCGAATCGGAGCCAGAGGGCATTTGGATATGAAGGTCAATGCCGGAGTGTTTGTGAATAATAAGCAGGTTGGATTTGCGGACTATAAACACTTCCAAGGTAATCGAACGGTTTTGGCAACGATCAATCCAGCCGGTAGTTTCCGCTTATTGGATTATTATAAACATAGTACTAAAGAGGAATTCGTTGCGACCCAAGTTCATTATCAATTCCGAAAATTCCTGGTCACACAAATACCCGAGGTTTGGATATTGGGCGTCAAGGAGAATGTTTTTGTCAACCATCTGTACACCCCTACCTCAGAGAACTATTTTGAGATAGGGTATTCCATTGATAATATCCTTCGCATTTTCCGTATTGAGGCGGCCACTGCTTTCCAGAATGGCAAATATTACGATTTTGGCATACGGATTGGTATCGCCTCAAATATTGGTAATATAAGGTTTGATTAA
- the mutL gene encoding DNA mismatch repair endonuclease MutL has protein sequence MADLIQLLPDAIANQIAAGEVIQRPASVVKELMENAIDAGSTSVKLIVKDAGKTLLQVIDNGCGMSETDARMAFERHATSKIRLSSDLFAIRTMGFRGEAMASIAAVAQVEMRTRRQADELGVRLLIEGSEVKTQEACQCTSGTNIAVKNLFFNVPARRNFLKSNTVEMRHILDEFQRLAIANPDIFFSLHHNNTEIFHLPPGNLRQRIISLFGSLFNQRLVPVSEETDALKLYGFVGKPEFSKKTRGEQFFFVNQRFIKSGYLNHAVITAFEDLLPADSYPFYVIFIDIDPARIDINVHPTKQEIKFEDEKLVYNYLKVAVRHSLGQYSIMPTLDFDQETSFAPNRQNPIQPQKFTIDSYTKESKATASKSSGNVDFSGEEKRLQNNLENWQSLYQDDEPFTPEKTTDSDSGSSFTIKSEWSKENTLDDKHKSFSRQQRPPYQVHSSYIVSHIKSGFLLIDQQAAHERILYEGYLNVLEKQTASSQKQLFPKTIDLSVADATILRDIIPQINLLGYDIQEFGNNTFVINGIPAEMAGQYKEEKAIEILLEQYKSNLELKLDTKENLARSLARSTAIKRGQPLSIEEMQSLIDKLFACELPFINPTGRNCFITFELDDLTKRFEG, from the coding sequence ATGGCTGATCTTATTCAGCTGTTGCCCGACGCGATCGCCAACCAAATTGCAGCTGGTGAAGTCATACAGCGGCCCGCATCAGTAGTAAAGGAATTGATGGAGAATGCCATCGATGCGGGAAGTACAAGTGTCAAGTTGATAGTAAAAGATGCTGGTAAAACCCTACTGCAAGTTATTGATAATGGCTGTGGTATGTCGGAAACAGACGCTAGAATGGCATTTGAACGGCATGCAACTTCTAAAATCAGGCTGTCTTCTGATTTATTTGCTATCCGGACGATGGGTTTTAGGGGAGAGGCGATGGCTTCTATCGCTGCTGTTGCGCAGGTAGAAATGCGTACGCGTCGCCAGGCAGATGAGTTGGGCGTTAGGTTGCTTATAGAGGGCTCTGAGGTAAAAACCCAAGAAGCGTGTCAATGTACTTCCGGCACCAATATCGCTGTCAAAAATCTTTTTTTCAATGTGCCGGCCCGGCGTAATTTTCTGAAATCAAATACGGTAGAAATGCGCCATATCCTGGACGAATTCCAGCGCCTGGCCATTGCTAATCCAGATATTTTCTTTTCGCTGCACCACAATAATACCGAAATTTTTCACCTGCCACCTGGCAATCTTAGGCAAAGAATTATTTCTCTTTTTGGTAGTCTTTTTAACCAGCGCCTGGTCCCTGTTTCGGAAGAGACAGATGCCTTAAAGCTCTACGGATTTGTTGGGAAACCTGAATTTTCAAAAAAAACACGGGGGGAGCAATTTTTCTTTGTCAACCAACGCTTCATCAAAAGTGGCTACCTCAATCATGCGGTAATCACAGCCTTCGAGGACCTCTTGCCAGCAGATAGTTATCCTTTTTATGTCATTTTTATTGATATCGACCCCGCCAGGATTGACATCAATGTGCACCCGACCAAGCAAGAAATAAAATTTGAGGATGAAAAACTCGTCTATAATTACCTCAAAGTGGCCGTAAGGCATAGTCTGGGACAGTATAGCATCATGCCAACCCTGGATTTTGACCAAGAGACTAGTTTTGCACCCAATCGGCAAAATCCGATTCAACCTCAAAAATTCACGATCGATTCCTATACCAAGGAAAGTAAGGCAACGGCTAGCAAAAGCAGCGGAAATGTTGATTTCTCAGGTGAAGAGAAACGACTCCAAAACAACCTGGAAAACTGGCAAAGTCTATACCAGGATGACGAGCCATTCACCCCTGAAAAAACCACCGACAGCGATAGTGGCTCTTCCTTTACGATCAAGAGCGAGTGGTCGAAAGAAAATACCCTCGACGACAAGCATAAAAGTTTTTCTCGCCAACAAAGACCACCCTACCAGGTACATTCGTCTTATATTGTCAGTCACATCAAATCTGGTTTTTTATTGATTGACCAACAAGCAGCACATGAGCGAATTCTTTATGAAGGCTACCTAAATGTTTTAGAAAAACAAACGGCCAGCTCTCAAAAGCAGCTATTCCCCAAGACGATAGACCTTTCTGTGGCGGATGCAACCATCCTGAGAGATATTATTCCACAAATAAATTTATTGGGCTACGATATCCAGGAATTTGGTAATAACACTTTTGTTATCAATGGAATACCCGCTGAAATGGCAGGCCAATACAAAGAAGAGAAAGCCATCGAAATACTTTTGGAACAATACAAATCCAATTTGGAACTTAAGTTGGATACCAAAGAAAACCTCGCACGGTCATTGGCACGTAGTACGGCGATCAAAAGAGGCCAACCCTTGAGTATAGAAGAAATGCAATCTTTAATCGATAAATTATTCGCCTGTGAACTACCCTTTATTAACCCAACAGGCCGCAACTGTTTCATTACATTTGAACTAGATGATCTAACCAAACGTTTTGAAGGGTAA
- a CDS encoding stage II sporulation protein M gives MRETKFIDQNKKKWQAFEQVMAGQYQDPDKLNDLFVHITDDLSYSRTFYPNRSVRVYLNGLAQRIFFSIYKNKHSPLGRFSAFWTSDLPRLVYEARIDFRISFFVFFISFMIGAVSCVMDPEFAEVILGEEYISMTQENIKSGDPMAVYKQKGALGMSLGITFNNLYVAFLTFVLGVFFSVGALVMIVRNAIMVGAFQYFFVEQGLFLESFLTIWVHGTLEISAIIIAGAAGITMGRGIVFPGTYTRLQAFQRSARRGVKIMVGIIPIIILAGFIEGYLTRHNDTSPLLRGVFILVCLLFVLVYFVWYPQYHAKTASKQGLKETRLPPDNNRAIDFHAIFTAGEVFSLVFIFLKKHFSCFSVIALGTSMLCVASLFLLNDAKPADVLNYQSGLFESLAILDELLTVKLSLAIPLVNTIAFGILGFVVLRRLSKEEQAGIVFGSKQSFYQFLNVLCVSAVFALMIGINQWHTIFTFFFLSGIILLWMQVNYREMLNPLAGINRTFVLLRMGYGRILSLMALLTLLGLIFMTLLDTAITWFFFELLGWVVNFEQGIMDDISVIGLTFFNVYFLHLVVMMLVAGLGLSYYSLLEIAEAPTLRAQIKQLGQRHMIKGIEKE, from the coding sequence ATGCGTGAAACGAAATTTATAGACCAGAACAAAAAAAAGTGGCAAGCGTTTGAGCAAGTTATGGCTGGCCAATACCAGGACCCCGACAAGTTAAATGATTTGTTTGTACATATTACAGATGACCTTTCCTATTCTCGAACTTTTTACCCTAATAGGTCTGTAAGGGTATATCTTAATGGATTAGCCCAACGTATTTTTTTTAGTATCTACAAAAACAAGCATTCCCCCTTAGGCCGGTTTTCTGCTTTTTGGACGAGTGATTTGCCCCGGCTGGTCTACGAAGCGCGGATTGACTTTCGGATATCTTTTTTCGTTTTTTTTATATCCTTTATGATCGGGGCCGTGTCTTGTGTTATGGACCCTGAGTTTGCTGAAGTGATTTTGGGAGAAGAGTATATCTCCATGACCCAGGAAAACATCAAATCTGGAGACCCCATGGCAGTGTATAAACAAAAAGGAGCACTAGGTATGTCTTTGGGGATTACCTTCAATAACCTATATGTTGCCTTTCTTACTTTTGTGTTAGGCGTGTTTTTTTCTGTAGGGGCTTTGGTGATGATTGTCCGTAATGCCATTATGGTTGGGGCTTTTCAATATTTTTTTGTTGAACAGGGATTATTTCTAGAATCTTTTTTGACCATTTGGGTACATGGCACCCTCGAGATTTCCGCAATCATTATTGCAGGGGCGGCTGGGATTACAATGGGGCGAGGGATTGTTTTTCCTGGCACTTACACCCGCTTACAAGCGTTCCAAAGGTCGGCCAGGCGTGGCGTAAAAATAATGGTGGGTATTATCCCTATTATTATTTTGGCAGGATTTATTGAGGGGTATCTTACACGGCATAATGACACCTCTCCCTTGCTCCGCGGCGTATTCATTTTGGTGTGCCTACTTTTTGTACTGGTTTATTTTGTTTGGTACCCTCAGTACCATGCTAAAACAGCATCAAAACAAGGGTTAAAAGAAACCCGCTTGCCCCCGGATAATAATAGAGCCATCGACTTCCATGCTATTTTTACGGCAGGAGAAGTGTTTTCGCTTGTTTTTATTTTCCTGAAAAAACACTTTTCCTGTTTTTCTGTCATCGCACTAGGGACCAGTATGTTGTGTGTAGCTTCGCTGTTCTTACTCAATGATGCCAAACCCGCTGATGTATTGAATTACCAAAGTGGCCTATTCGAATCCCTTGCCATTTTAGATGAGTTGCTAACCGTGAAATTGAGCCTGGCTATTCCATTGGTCAATACCATAGCCTTCGGAATATTAGGGTTTGTGGTACTTCGGCGTTTATCCAAGGAAGAACAAGCAGGCATCGTTTTCGGCAGCAAGCAGTCATTTTACCAATTTTTGAATGTTCTATGTGTTAGTGCTGTTTTTGCCCTGATGATTGGGATCAACCAATGGCATACTATTTTTACCTTTTTTTTCCTCAGTGGCATCATCCTACTGTGGATGCAAGTCAATTATCGAGAAATGCTCAATCCATTGGCCGGAATTAACCGTACGTTTGTACTCTTAAGGATGGGCTACGGACGGATACTCTCTTTAATGGCATTGTTAACTTTATTGGGCCTCATTTTTATGACCTTGTTAGATACAGCGATCACTTGGTTTTTCTTTGAATTATTGGGATGGGTAGTCAATTTTGAACAAGGTATTATGGATGATATCAGTGTTATTGGGCTCACTTTTTTCAATGTTTATTTTTTACACCTGGTCGTTATGATGTTAGTAGCAGGTTTAGGCCTGAGTTACTACAGCCTACTTGAAATAGCAGAAGCACCAACACTTAGGGCTCAAATTAAACAGTTGGGCCAAAGACATATGATCAAGGGGATAGAAAAAGAATAA